In Salinisphaera sp. T31B1, the following are encoded in one genomic region:
- the fliJ gene encoding flagellar export protein FliJ, protein MPAATALDTLLELATDQRDAAAVALGRLYNAHRHSQQQLDALIAYRQEYRQRLEAHMAEGLSMASLDNYRRFLTSLDGAIAHQRQALAHSEQRVAGGKHQWQDRQRRLQSYDVLATRRRDSAVRAEAKREQQTTDEFASRLGVRGTR, encoded by the coding sequence ATGCCCGCGGCCACCGCTCTGGATACCCTGCTGGAACTGGCGACCGATCAGCGCGATGCCGCGGCCGTCGCCCTGGGCAGGCTCTACAACGCACATCGACATTCACAACAGCAGCTTGATGCGTTGATCGCCTATCGCCAGGAATATCGGCAACGGCTGGAAGCTCATATGGCCGAAGGCCTGAGCATGGCCAGTCTGGACAACTACCGCCGTTTCTTGACTTCGCTCGATGGCGCGATCGCCCACCAGCGGCAGGCGCTGGCGCATAGCGAACAGCGTGTGGCCGGCGGCAAACACCAGTGGCAGGACCGCCAACGCCGCCTGCAATCCTACGACGTGCTGGCCACTCGCCGCCGCGACAGCGCGGTCCGCGCCGAAGCCAAGCGCGAACAGCAGACCACCGACGAATTCGCCAGCCGCCTCGGCGTGCGCGGCACACGCTAG
- the fliG gene encoding flagellar motor switch protein FliG — protein MARPPFDEAGIERSAILMMALDEDTAAEVFKHLPPHSAQELGLRMAGLSHISNERIGAVMREFNEELDQYSAVNLHSSDHIRSILIKAMGEERASGLLEDIFDTGQGAGIDALNMMEANVVAEMIRDEHPQIIATIVVHLERAQASEVLAHFNESLRNDVVLRVATFSGVQPAALAELTEVLSSLLDGQNLKRSKMGGINTAAEILNLMNSAQEESVINSVRIHDEALAQKILDEMFVFEDLESADNRTIQRLLQDLDTNTLAVALKGTSAGLQQRFTDNMANRAGELLREDMEMRGPLRLSQVEAERKRILDQVRRLADAGEITLSKDDDEYV, from the coding sequence ATGGCTAGGCCGCCATTCGATGAAGCCGGCATCGAGCGTAGCGCGATCCTGATGATGGCTCTGGACGAGGACACTGCCGCGGAGGTGTTCAAGCACCTGCCACCGCACAGCGCTCAGGAGCTTGGCCTGCGCATGGCCGGGCTGAGCCATATCTCCAACGAACGCATCGGCGCGGTCATGCGCGAGTTCAACGAAGAGCTCGACCAATACAGCGCCGTCAATCTGCACTCCAGCGACCATATCCGCTCGATTCTGATCAAGGCGATGGGCGAGGAACGCGCCTCGGGGCTGCTGGAAGATATCTTCGACACCGGTCAGGGCGCCGGCATCGACGCGCTGAACATGATGGAGGCGAATGTCGTTGCGGAAATGATTCGCGACGAACATCCGCAGATCATCGCCACCATCGTGGTGCATCTGGAGCGTGCCCAGGCCTCCGAAGTACTTGCCCACTTCAACGAGAGCCTGCGCAACGACGTCGTACTGCGGGTAGCCACCTTTTCCGGCGTACAGCCGGCGGCGCTGGCCGAACTCACCGAAGTACTATCGAGCCTGCTCGACGGCCAGAACCTCAAGCGCAGCAAGATGGGCGGCATCAATACGGCGGCAGAGATTCTCAACCTGATGAACTCGGCCCAGGAAGAGAGCGTGATCAACAGCGTGCGCATACACGATGAAGCGCTCGCCCAGAAGATCCTCGACGAGATGTTCGTCTTCGAGGATCTGGAGAGCGCCGACAATCGAACCATCCAGCGTCTGCTCCAGGACCTGGATACCAATACGCTGGCCGTTGCCTTGAAAGGCACCTCGGCTGGGTTGCAGCAGCGCTTTACCGACAACATGGCCAACCGCGCCGGCGAACTGCTGCGCGAAGACATGGAAATGCGCGGACCGTTGCGCTTGTCGCAGGTCGAGGCCGAGCGCAAGCGCATTCTGGATCAGGTACGACGCTTGGCCGACGCCGGCGAAATCACCTTGAGCAAGGACGACGACGAATATGTCTAG
- the fliE gene encoding flagellar hook-basal body complex protein FliE, producing MSAVGPLLQNVVQQLQATAAQATTNRDPIAHEAGYAPDSFAAALMHSIDRVDALKQTAVAQGHAFERGEPGIGINDVMVDMEKAGVAFEMSVQVRNRVVNAYKDIMNMQV from the coding sequence ATGAGCGCTGTCGGCCCATTACTACAGAACGTCGTCCAGCAGCTGCAGGCTACAGCGGCACAGGCGACTACGAACCGCGATCCGATCGCCCACGAGGCTGGTTACGCACCGGACAGCTTCGCCGCTGCTCTGATGCATTCGATCGATCGGGTCGATGCTCTCAAGCAGACGGCCGTCGCCCAGGGGCACGCCTTCGAACGGGGCGAGCCCGGCATCGGTATCAACGATGTCATGGTCGATATGGAAAAGGCCGGCGTGGCCTTCGAAATGAGCGTTCAGGTCCGCAACCGCGTGGTCAACGCCTACAAAGACATCATGAACATGCAGGTCTAG
- the fliF gene encoding flagellar basal-body MS-ring/collar protein FliF codes for MASAESPPGAAGQVKPGLLEQLRANPRLPLVVGVAVAITVLVGVLLWSRGPSYGVLYSGLSDRDGGEIIAELDQMQVPYRFAANGSTILVPRDAIDSTRLSLAGQGLPKGAGVGFELMDNQSFGISQFAEHVNYNRALEGELARSIETVNEVASARVHLAIPESSVFVRDRDTPTASVVLELYDGRSLSEGQVSAIAHLVSSSVTQLPVDAVTVVDAAGHLLSNQAGGPGRSASAHQLDYVAQIESAYRQRIRDILAPIVGADNVRAQVVADVDFSVGERTQETYAPNRNPDRASVRSEQRSLNLANGGAGIGGVPGALSNRPAPDEPSPINAPAESSAEDSGALQTAGATGLERGGSDDGTTVSGSTINYELDRTIEHVKLETGRIRRLSAAVVINRAAMAVLTPPASDDDPAAPATKTDTLTQAVDPQRMQQIRDLVRSAIGYSADRGDSLEVVDTRFTQAPAAAEPAAAPWWQQPALLALVEQMLKYLVLVVVAWMLWRKLVKPLLERATGSAPASTAAGVPGTAPATAAEPGDEQAGEARLRQQRRQQYTALLDNTQEVARNDPRMVAMIVKGWMTNG; via the coding sequence ATGGCCAGCGCCGAATCGCCGCCGGGCGCGGCCGGGCAGGTCAAGCCCGGGCTGCTCGAACAGTTGCGCGCCAACCCGCGACTACCGCTGGTGGTCGGCGTGGCCGTCGCGATCACGGTGCTGGTCGGCGTGCTGCTGTGGAGCCGCGGGCCGAGCTACGGCGTACTCTATTCGGGCCTGTCCGATCGCGACGGCGGCGAGATCATCGCCGAACTCGACCAGATGCAGGTGCCTTATCGTTTTGCTGCCAACGGCAGCACCATTCTGGTGCCCCGCGACGCCATCGATAGCACCCGTTTGTCGCTGGCCGGCCAGGGCCTGCCCAAGGGCGCCGGCGTGGGCTTCGAACTGATGGATAACCAGTCGTTCGGCATCAGCCAGTTCGCCGAACACGTCAACTACAACCGCGCGCTGGAAGGCGAGCTGGCCCGCTCGATCGAGACCGTCAACGAAGTGGCCAGCGCGCGCGTGCACCTGGCCATTCCGGAATCGTCGGTGTTCGTGCGCGACCGCGACACGCCCACGGCTTCGGTGGTACTCGAGCTGTACGACGGCCGCAGCTTGAGCGAAGGCCAGGTCAGCGCGATCGCGCACCTGGTGTCCAGCAGCGTGACCCAACTGCCTGTCGATGCGGTGACCGTGGTCGACGCCGCCGGTCATCTGTTGTCGAACCAGGCAGGCGGGCCGGGGCGCAGCGCCAGCGCCCATCAGCTCGATTATGTCGCCCAGATCGAGTCGGCCTATCGTCAACGCATCCGCGATATCCTCGCGCCGATCGTGGGCGCGGACAACGTACGGGCCCAGGTGGTGGCCGACGTGGATTTCTCGGTAGGTGAACGCACCCAGGAAACCTATGCCCCGAACCGCAATCCCGACCGAGCGTCGGTCCGCAGCGAGCAACGCAGTCTGAACCTGGCCAACGGCGGCGCCGGCATCGGCGGCGTGCCGGGCGCGTTGAGCAACCGTCCGGCCCCGGACGAGCCATCGCCGATCAACGCGCCGGCCGAGTCGTCGGCCGAAGACAGCGGCGCGCTGCAGACCGCCGGTGCGACCGGGCTGGAGCGCGGCGGCAGCGACGATGGCACGACAGTCAGTGGCTCGACGATCAACTACGAACTTGATCGCACCATCGAGCACGTCAAACTCGAAACAGGCCGTATCCGCCGTCTGTCGGCCGCGGTGGTGATCAACCGGGCGGCGATGGCAGTCCTCACGCCGCCGGCAAGCGATGACGACCCGGCCGCACCGGCCACGAAAACCGATACGCTTACACAAGCGGTCGATCCCCAGCGCATGCAGCAGATCCGTGATCTGGTGCGCAGCGCCATCGGTTATTCAGCCGACCGCGGCGATTCGCTGGAAGTCGTCGATACCCGTTTCACACAGGCCCCGGCCGCGGCCGAGCCGGCTGCAGCCCCCTGGTGGCAGCAGCCGGCGCTGCTCGCGCTGGTCGAGCAGATGCTCAAGTATCTGGTGCTCGTGGTGGTCGCGTGGATGCTCTGGCGCAAGCTCGTCAAGCCGCTGCTCGAACGCGCGACCGGCTCTGCTCCGGCGAGTACGGCGGCCGGCGTACCCGGCACGGCACCGGCCACGGCGGCCGAGCCGGGCGACGAGCAGGCCGGCGAGGCGCGCCTGCGTCAGCAGCGGCGCCAGCAGTACACCGCATTGCTCGACAATACACAGGAGGTCGCGCGCAACGATCCGCGGATGGTGGCGATGATCGTCAAGGGATGGATGACCAATGGCTAG
- the fliI gene encoding flagellar protein export ATPase FliI, with protein sequence MTPSEPTAEQLLDCWQTHVRRTRDRVATLSRTRERGRLVRASGLVLEAVGLRLALGAHCWIEQAEGGRLAEAEVVGFTSDRLLLMPFVETAGLVPGARVWPVLAPPGARAGAGKQLPVGDALLGRVVDARGRVLDDRGPLVEPDHASLAGPRLNPLKRAPISDVLDVGVRAINALLTVGRGQRLGLFAGSGVGKSVLLGMMARFTSADVIVVGLIGERGREVKDFIDNILGAQGLARAVVVAAPADTSALLRLQGADYATRLAEDFRERGRHVLLIMDSLTRYAMAQREIALAVGEPPATKGYPPSVFAKLPTLVERAGNDSPDKGSITAFYTVLTEGDDQQDPIADSARAILDGHFVLSRRLAEAGHYPAIDIEASISRAMTALIDETHFADVQYFKRMFSRYERNRDLINVGAYAAGSDPTLDRAISLYPQLEAFLQQPMNQRSDFVEASRGLAELIPQED encoded by the coding sequence ATGACCCCGTCCGAGCCCACCGCCGAGCAGCTGCTGGACTGCTGGCAGACCCACGTACGGCGAACCCGCGACCGGGTCGCGACGCTCAGCCGCACCCGTGAACGCGGCCGCCTGGTACGTGCCAGCGGACTGGTGCTCGAAGCGGTCGGTCTGCGCCTGGCGCTGGGCGCGCATTGCTGGATCGAGCAGGCCGAAGGCGGACGGCTGGCCGAAGCGGAAGTCGTGGGCTTCACCAGCGACCGATTGCTGCTGATGCCGTTCGTGGAAACCGCCGGGCTGGTACCAGGTGCGCGCGTATGGCCGGTACTCGCGCCGCCCGGCGCGCGGGCCGGCGCCGGAAAGCAGCTGCCGGTGGGCGATGCACTGCTGGGCCGGGTGGTCGACGCACGCGGGCGCGTACTCGACGATCGCGGACCGCTGGTCGAGCCCGACCATGCCTCGCTGGCCGGGCCCAGACTCAACCCGCTCAAGCGCGCGCCGATCAGCGATGTCCTGGACGTGGGCGTACGCGCGATCAACGCCCTGCTCACGGTGGGCCGCGGCCAGCGTCTGGGCCTGTTCGCCGGTTCCGGCGTCGGCAAGAGCGTGCTGTTGGGCATGATGGCGCGCTTCACCAGCGCCGATGTGATCGTGGTCGGGCTGATCGGCGAACGCGGGCGCGAGGTCAAGGACTTCATCGACAACATCCTCGGCGCCCAGGGTCTGGCCCGAGCCGTGGTTGTCGCGGCCCCCGCGGACACCTCGGCCCTGCTGCGCCTGCAGGGCGCCGACTATGCAACCCGGCTGGCCGAGGATTTCCGCGAGCGCGGCAGGCACGTGCTGCTGATCATGGATTCGCTGACCCGCTATGCCATGGCACAACGCGAAATCGCCCTTGCCGTGGGCGAGCCACCGGCCACCAAGGGCTACCCCCCTTCGGTGTTCGCCAAACTGCCGACTCTGGTCGAACGCGCCGGCAATGACTCGCCCGACAAGGGATCGATCACCGCCTTCTATACCGTGCTCACCGAAGGCGACGACCAGCAGGACCCGATCGCCGATTCGGCGCGGGCGATCCTGGACGGCCACTTCGTGCTGTCGCGGCGGCTCGCCGAGGCCGGCCACTACCCCGCGATCGATATCGAAGCCTCGATTAGTCGCGCAATGACGGCGCTTATCGACGAAACGCATTTCGCGGACGTGCAGTATTTTAAGCGCATGTTCTCCCGCTACGAACGCAACCGCGATCTGATCAACGTCGGCGCCTATGCCGCAGGTAGCGATCCGACGCTCGATCGTGCGATCTCACTGTACCCGCAGCTCGAGGCTTTCTTGCAGCAGCCCATGAACCAGCGCAGCGACTTCGTCGAGGCCAGCCGTGGGCTGGCCGAGCTGATCCCGCAGGAGGACTGA
- the fliM gene encoding flagellar motor switch protein FliM, with the protein MSNDDILSQEEIDSLLKGVSGDDEPAAGSDAANGRRVRPFDPASQQRVVRGRLHTFDIINERFARHFRMSLFNLIRRSADITVGSVKIQKYSDFTRNLPVPANINLISMKPLRGNALVVFPPNLVYLVVDSLFGGDGRFLTKSEGREFTHTEQRIIQRLLALALDSYAEGWKSVYPLQLEYQRAEMQVKFANITTTSNELVVNTTFHLEVGAFGSDFHICMPYAMLEPIRELLSGPLQKTDPDEERFRTHQLAGEVKQSHVRLTADFTELASTLGRVQRLSVGDVLPIALPAEITARVDGVPVFNCDYGRIGDRKALRVTRVIDHIAPASYQGKKS; encoded by the coding sequence ATGAGCAACGACGACATCCTCTCGCAGGAAGAAATCGACTCGCTGCTCAAGGGGGTGAGCGGCGACGACGAACCAGCGGCCGGCAGCGACGCCGCCAACGGCCGTCGTGTACGCCCGTTCGATCCGGCTTCTCAGCAGCGCGTGGTACGCGGACGTCTGCATACCTTCGACATCATCAACGAGCGCTTCGCCCGCCATTTTCGCATGTCGCTGTTCAACCTCATCCGGCGCAGCGCGGATATTACGGTTGGTTCGGTGAAGATTCAGAAATACAGCGATTTCACCCGTAATCTGCCGGTACCGGCCAATATCAACCTCATAAGCATGAAGCCCTTGCGCGGGAATGCGCTGGTGGTATTTCCGCCGAACCTTGTCTATCTGGTAGTCGACAGCCTGTTCGGCGGCGACGGACGTTTTCTGACCAAGTCCGAAGGCCGCGAGTTCACCCATACCGAACAGCGCATCATTCAGCGGCTGCTGGCCCTGGCCCTCGACAGCTATGCCGAGGGCTGGAAAAGCGTCTACCCGCTCCAACTGGAATACCAGCGCGCCGAAATGCAGGTGAAGTTTGCAAACATCACCACGACCTCGAACGAACTGGTCGTCAACACCACGTTTCATCTCGAAGTGGGCGCCTTCGGCAGCGATTTTCATATCTGCATGCCCTACGCGATGCTCGAACCGATCCGTGAGCTGCTGTCCGGGCCGCTGCAGAAGACCGATCCGGACGAAGAACGCTTCCGTACCCATCAGCTCGCCGGCGAGGTCAAGCAGTCGCATGTACGCCTGACCGCGGACTTCACCGAGCTGGCCAGCACGCTTGGACGTGTCCAGCGCCTCTCCGTGGGCGATGTACTGCCGATCGCGCTGCCGGCCGAGATCACCGCACGGGTCGACGGGGTGCCGGTTTTCAACTGCGATTACGGACGTATCGGCGATCGCAAGGCGCTACGGGTCACGCGTGTGATCGATCACATCGCGCCCGCTTCGTATCAGGGAAAAAAATCATGA
- the fliN gene encoding flagellar motor switch protein FliN yields the protein MTDDKSRSGEDSPVSADDWAAAMGEQATSGQAGDQTQAAWAEAMAEQADQAAEASHTARATSAEARVFKPLQGDDETPAPRELDMIMDIPVTLSVELGQTRLTIRELLDLAKGSIVELDGLAGEPMDILINGYLIAQGEVVVVDDKYGIRITEIVTRSERINKLNR from the coding sequence ATGACCGACGACAAATCCCGCTCCGGGGAAGATTCACCGGTGAGCGCAGACGACTGGGCAGCCGCCATGGGCGAGCAGGCCACATCCGGGCAGGCGGGCGATCAGACGCAGGCGGCCTGGGCCGAAGCCATGGCCGAGCAGGCAGACCAGGCCGCGGAGGCGTCGCACACTGCGCGGGCAACCAGCGCCGAGGCACGCGTGTTCAAGCCGCTGCAGGGCGATGACGAGACGCCCGCGCCGCGCGAGCTCGACATGATCATGGATATTCCGGTCACGCTCTCGGTCGAGCTCGGCCAGACCCGGCTGACGATCCGTGAGCTGCTGGACCTGGCCAAGGGCTCGATCGTCGAACTGGACGGGCTGGCCGGCGAACCCATGGATATCCTCATCAACGGCTATCTCATCGCCCAGGGCGAGGTCGTGGTCGTCGACGACAAGTACGGCATCCGGATCACAGAGATCGTCACCCGCAGCGAACGCATCAACAAGCTCAACCGATGA
- a CDS encoding flagellar hook-length control protein FliK: protein MSVHPVNLAAASGPAAGRAADSRASGQYDTGQPGFAETLAQRQVERVRPSDASSPRPHSGETGQRSNERGAERTRGPGPADNGARTARARPSEVRPEPSDGRAAIGRSPAGADRPDSAAAAGGASDTRGHAGSMLDGTGSPGPEAGDGPAHQVEPTSDRDSNDTDSPTKSADDSTSDPLIGVIDPALLPARAAIAGENPARQPDTRPRHTVTTERAGQVHAPGARARADRTLPPANLADVLSTREGGSAAESVQQAGFNRPIERTVALAGGDATARSAAAHSDTGPVSMSAMASATPSAIPSGAAAGHPAAAAVPAGAMFAGPVDAPLGSDAWQRAVTRQSLRLSHADGGRAELTLYPRELGQLQISLKMGEQAQLHFSSPHAHVRAAVESALPQLRHAFAEAGIALGDTSVGDQRSQQDSSAGQHRPADFSAPEPANAVVDSRVAVTDTPIAHGRSPAGGIDIFA from the coding sequence ATGAGCGTTCATCCAGTCAACCTGGCCGCAGCCAGCGGCCCGGCCGCCGGGCGCGCGGCCGATTCCCGCGCGAGCGGCCAATACGATACCGGCCAGCCCGGCTTCGCCGAAACGCTGGCCCAACGTCAGGTCGAGCGCGTCCGGCCGAGCGACGCCTCATCGCCCAGACCGCACTCGGGTGAGACGGGCCAGCGCTCGAACGAGCGCGGGGCCGAGCGCACGCGCGGCCCCGGGCCTGCCGACAACGGCGCCAGGACAGCCCGGGCGCGGCCGTCCGAGGTACGGCCAGAGCCCAGCGACGGTCGTGCCGCGATCGGCCGGTCGCCTGCTGGCGCCGATCGCCCGGACTCGGCGGCGGCCGCCGGCGGGGCATCGGATACGCGTGGCCATGCAGGGTCCATGCTCGATGGCACCGGGTCTCCCGGACCCGAGGCCGGCGACGGCCCCGCACACCAGGTGGAGCCCACCAGCGACCGCGACTCGAACGATACGGATTCGCCCACCAAATCCGCGGACGACTCAACGTCCGATCCGCTGATCGGCGTGATCGATCCGGCGCTGCTGCCCGCCCGGGCGGCAATCGCGGGTGAGAATCCAGCCCGGCAACCCGACACACGACCACGGCATACCGTCACGACCGAACGCGCGGGACAGGTACACGCCCCTGGCGCGCGCGCCCGGGCCGATCGCACCCTGCCCCCGGCAAACCTCGCCGATGTGCTGAGCACACGCGAGGGCGGCTCGGCCGCGGAATCCGTCCAGCAGGCCGGCTTCAACCGACCTATCGAACGCACCGTGGCGCTGGCCGGCGGAGACGCGACGGCACGCAGCGCCGCTGCGCACTCGGATACGGGGCCCGTTTCCATGAGCGCCATGGCCTCGGCGACGCCCAGCGCCATCCCGTCGGGCGCCGCTGCCGGACACCCTGCAGCAGCCGCTGTCCCGGCCGGCGCGATGTTCGCTGGCCCTGTCGATGCGCCGCTGGGCAGCGACGCCTGGCAACGCGCGGTAACCCGCCAGTCGCTGCGGCTCAGTCACGCCGACGGTGGCCGTGCCGAACTCACGCTCTACCCTCGCGAGCTCGGCCAACTGCAGATCTCGCTCAAGATGGGCGAACAGGCCCAGCTGCATTTCAGCTCACCACACGCTCACGTGCGCGCGGCCGTCGAGTCGGCCCTGCCGCAACTGCGTCACGCCTTCGCCGAGGCCGGCATCGCGCTGGGCGACACGTCGGTCGGCGATCAGCGCAGCCAGCAAGACTCGTCCGCTGGTCAGCACCGACCGGCCGACTTCAGCGCGCCGGAGCCAGCAAACGCTGTCGTTGACTCGCGCGTTGCGGTCACCGATACACCCATTGCCCACGGCCGGTCGCCGGCGGGCGGTATCGATATTTTCGCCTGA
- a CDS encoding flagellar assembly protein FliH: MSSDAQAPWQRWQMGRLERRVAESGPRPSVTPVRRREDQISMTLFELAKEEARQKGFEAGHAEGLAAGYTEGEAKVRAEHESALAAELAACLAPIGELAATFRQAADALEDRLAYDLVELAIETGRQLAGRALEIKPEHILDDIEELLEGHAGLTGEPTLFVNIEDLALIQTTLSQALSAAGWQLRADINLARGDCRIETEHNEIDASADDRWRRLLHAVGHGEH; this comes from the coding sequence ATGTCTAGCGATGCGCAGGCGCCCTGGCAACGCTGGCAGATGGGCCGTCTGGAACGGCGTGTGGCCGAAAGCGGCCCGCGCCCGTCCGTTACACCGGTGCGTCGACGCGAAGACCAGATCAGCATGACGCTGTTCGAACTCGCCAAGGAGGAAGCCCGGCAGAAAGGCTTCGAGGCCGGCCACGCCGAAGGTCTTGCTGCCGGCTATACCGAGGGCGAGGCCAAGGTGCGCGCCGAACACGAGAGCGCTTTGGCCGCCGAGCTGGCCGCATGTCTGGCCCCGATCGGCGAATTGGCCGCGACTTTCAGACAGGCCGCCGACGCGCTCGAGGACCGGCTCGCCTACGATCTGGTGGAACTGGCCATCGAGACGGGTCGCCAGCTCGCCGGCCGGGCCCTGGAGATCAAGCCCGAACACATCCTCGACGATATCGAGGAACTCCTGGAAGGCCATGCCGGGCTCACCGGCGAGCCGACGCTGTTCGTCAACATCGAGGATCTGGCACTGATTCAGACGACGCTGTCGCAGGCATTGTCCGCCGCCGGCTGGCAGCTACGGGCCGATATCAATCTCGCCCGCGGCGACTGCCGGATCGAGACCGAACACAACGAGATCGACGCCAGCGCCGACGATCGCTGGCGTCGGCTGCTGCACGCGGTCGGCCACGGCGAGCACTGA
- a CDS encoding FliC/FljB family flagellin: protein MSFTINTNTLSLVAQNNLSQSQKSLNSAIERLSSGSQINSAKDDAAGQAIANRMTSQIKGLEQASSNANDGISLAQTTEGALDQVNDNLQRVRELTVQAANGTNSASDLESIQNEIDQRLGEINRISEQTSFNGTNVLDGSKTEIKIQVGDKDDQTISINLSKMDSSTLGLDRFNVNGGGKAVTVDTSALTADDGGAGTDADPNVTEQLVSYQDDAGTTQYAVKTVTTNDTDGAVTTFTAATIDQDGTVADTGTDVTGKVSDAKDVQSDATVTSTGVTLDTSGVAADSSVVSYEDDNGNTQYAIQSGTAGDYSYTKADISEDGVVSDSGRKVDVGAGGTTAVNDGDFATNAKTSDPLAALDAALKQVDDLRSDLGAVQNRMDSAISNISTTTINISSARSRIEDTDYATEVSNMSKAQILQQAGTSVLAQANQTGQGVLSLLG, encoded by the coding sequence ATGTCTTTCACCATCAACACAAACACGCTGTCGCTGGTTGCCCAGAACAACCTCAGCCAATCCCAGAAATCCCTCAACAGCGCCATCGAGCGACTGTCGTCGGGCAGCCAGATCAACAGCGCCAAGGACGATGCCGCTGGCCAGGCCATCGCCAACCGCATGACCTCCCAGATCAAGGGTCTCGAACAGGCTTCGTCGAACGCCAACGACGGCATCTCGCTGGCCCAGACCACCGAAGGCGCGCTCGATCAGGTCAACGACAACCTCCAGCGCGTGCGCGAGCTGACCGTACAGGCTGCCAACGGCACCAACTCCGCATCGGACCTGGAGTCCATCCAGAACGAAATCGATCAGCGTCTGGGCGAGATCAACCGTATATCCGAGCAGACGTCGTTTAACGGCACCAACGTTCTCGACGGCTCCAAGACCGAGATCAAGATCCAGGTCGGCGACAAGGACGACCAGACCATCTCGATCAATCTGTCGAAGATGGACTCCTCCACGCTGGGTCTAGATCGATTCAACGTGAACGGCGGCGGCAAGGCCGTCACCGTGGACACGAGCGCTCTGACCGCCGACGACGGTGGCGCTGGCACCGATGCCGACCCCAATGTCACCGAGCAGCTTGTCTCGTATCAGGACGACGCCGGCACCACGCAGTACGCGGTGAAGACGGTGACCACCAACGACACCGACGGAGCCGTCACCACTTTCACGGCGGCCACGATCGACCAGGATGGAACCGTTGCCGACACGGGTACGGACGTCACCGGCAAGGTCAGCGATGCGAAGGACGTCCAGAGTGATGCGACGGTTACCAGCACGGGCGTGACGCTCGACACCAGCGGCGTTGCAGCTGATTCCTCGGTCGTTTCCTATGAAGACGACAACGGCAACACCCAGTACGCTATCCAGTCGGGCACGGCGGGCGACTACAGCTATACCAAGGCCGACATCAGCGAAGACGGCGTAGTCAGCGACAGCGGTCGCAAGGTCGACGTCGGGGCCGGTGGCACCACCGCCGTGAACGACGGCGATTTCGCTACCAACGCCAAGACCAGCGATCCGCTGGCTGCACTCGACGCCGCTCTCAAGCAAGTCGACGATCTGCGTTCCGACCTCGGTGCGGTACAGAACCGGATGGACTCGGCCATCAGCAATATCAGCACCACCACCATCAACATCAGCTCGGCCCGTTCGCGTATCGAAGACACCGACTACGCCACCGAGGTCTCGAACATGTCCAAGGCCCAGATCCTGCAGCAGGCCGGCACCTCCGTGCTCGCTCAGGCCAACCAGACCGGCCAGGGCGTGCTTTCCCTGCTGGGCTAG
- the fliL gene encoding flagellar basal body-associated protein FliL: MRSVQVIVLAMVSNPLPPSERQSGRISFVLLLTIVLGVLAVGAGAVAATYFMMRDDGQPADNQARTTRVPPPEPVFVAIEPLTVNLAGDSGRVLYVRMSVQVADASAATQLGNYMPRVRNRILMTLSDQHAEDLVSSQGKQTLATKLGERIAEPLTVEGDPVAVDNVLFTDFIVQ, from the coding sequence ATGCGTTCTGTACAGGTCATCGTCCTAGCCATGGTCTCGAACCCGTTGCCACCGTCCGAACGCCAGTCGGGCCGGATATCCTTCGTCCTGCTGCTGACCATCGTGCTGGGTGTGCTGGCGGTCGGGGCAGGCGCCGTCGCCGCCACCTATTTCATGATGCGCGATGACGGCCAGCCTGCCGACAACCAGGCCCGGACGACCCGGGTACCGCCACCGGAGCCGGTCTTCGTGGCGATCGAACCGTTGACCGTCAACCTGGCCGGCGACAGCGGCCGCGTGTTGTACGTGCGCATGTCGGTACAGGTCGCCGACGCGAGTGCTGCCACGCAGCTGGGCAACTACATGCCCCGGGTGCGCAACCGGATCCTCATGACGCTGTCCGATCAGCACGCCGAAGATCTTGTATCCAGCCAGGGAAAGCAGACCCTGGCCACAAAGCTTGGCGAGCGCATCGCCGAGCCGCTGACCGTCGAGGGCGATCCCGTCGCCGTGGACAACGTGCTGTTCACCGACTTCATCGTTCAGTAG